One Petrotoga sp. 9PW.55.5.1 genomic window carries:
- a CDS encoding MFS transporter, whose amino-acid sequence MWRFGKSIKLDSTIMKYYFIIMLYEGIDKLFGTVYVAHMGIRGLTSFQIGQVLAISSIALSIFDYPTGNIADKYGRKRSLVLGFFIWSIGLLVFFQASNLFTFILSILLWAVGVSLISGTPGAWFVDEITKEGRSHLKTKVFPNANAISLIFGAIVALLSSLLAIGRPDFPLLVAGIMGLGTSIILIFILNENYGDRAISFRKALVRNTIDIFKSTTMRLILIRSMTGRIAFQTFVMIWQLYMVKELKLPTAYLGFTMAIFLVVLAVGNSLAGILLKRFEGVKVSIMGQGLIAIGSITIASHTSIVAFYIGACLIELGLGIDMSASSVWVHDFIPSERRASYISAISAAGSLFGFTIPLVSGYIADQIGFRYNWLLAFIGSLITITLLIKIGTAIRTVREG is encoded by the coding sequence ATGTGGCGTTTTGGTAAATCAATCAAACTTGACTCTACAATAATGAAATATTATTTTATTATTATGCTTTATGAGGGTATTGATAAATTATTTGGGACTGTCTATGTTGCTCATATGGGTATAAGGGGATTAACTTCATTTCAAATCGGCCAGGTATTAGCGATTTCTTCAATAGCGTTAAGTATATTTGACTATCCAACTGGAAACATTGCTGATAAATACGGTCGGAAAAGATCGTTAGTGTTAGGATTTTTTATATGGTCCATCGGTTTACTGGTATTTTTCCAAGCAAGTAATCTATTCACTTTTATCTTGAGTATTTTATTGTGGGCAGTCGGCGTATCGTTGATTAGTGGTACTCCAGGAGCTTGGTTTGTAGATGAAATTACTAAAGAGGGTCGATCGCATTTAAAAACGAAAGTGTTTCCGAATGCAAATGCAATTTCACTAATATTCGGTGCCATTGTGGCTTTATTATCCTCTCTTCTTGCAATTGGTCGTCCGGATTTTCCCTTATTGGTTGCTGGTATAATGGGACTTGGAACATCCATCATTCTTATTTTCATTTTAAATGAAAATTACGGAGATAGGGCAATTTCATTTAGGAAAGCCCTTGTTCGAAACACAATTGATATTTTTAAAAGTACCACGATGAGATTAATTTTGATTCGCTCTATGACAGGAAGAATCGCATTCCAGACCTTTGTAATGATATGGCAATTATATATGGTTAAAGAGCTTAAATTGCCTACTGCATACTTAGGTTTCACAATGGCCATTTTTCTTGTAGTTTTAGCAGTCGGAAATAGTTTAGCAGGCATACTTCTAAAGCGTTTTGAAGGTGTGAAAGTATCAATAATGGGGCAAGGTTTAATTGCAATAGGTTCTATTACAATCGCTTCTCACACTTCAATTGTTGCTTTCTACATAGGAGCCTGTTTAATCGAATTGGGATTGGGCATAGATATGAGTGCAAGTTCAGTATGGGTTCATGATTTCATTCCAAGTGAGAGGAGAGCATCTTATATTTCAGCTATTTCTGCTGCTGGATCCTTGTTTGGTTTTACTATTCCTTTAGTAAGTGGTTATATTGCGGATCAGATAGGTTTTCGCTACAATTGGTTGTTAGCATTTATAGGAAGCCTTATTACAATTACACTATTAATCAAAATCGGTACTGCAATAAGAACTGTGAGAGAAGG
- a CDS encoding ABC transporter ATP-binding protein yields the protein MKYKHALYFLWEEVSRFKKELFINFILIFSSIPLVAVTPFLIENLMQEITTINDGQGMKNALITAILILVIYSFTRFIWFFCDYHGDILKLLVKGNLREKLYLKVLKLPASYHKRKPSGELMARFTSDIDIVGEEALFFTSVFQAIAEFSVGCYVAFKLNTYLAIIFVCSLPIYLLCQKQFKPKMESMSLLEREANDNVVKSIEEGINSAIIIRLLEKTAYFYHLFQNKIRNWHNSMKNKSFYEKLYNSITMYIEEGLPIIILCIGAILSMRGLVDIPTLIAFFTFVGRLYVPVWNLAFLFTTTPAAFPSINRIETLLNQEEEKVRKGKPFPKEFTIDFHDVFFSYEENNYILKNINLQINKGEKIAIVGSTGTGKSTLLLLLTELYKPQRGEILLNKLKFSQYDLSDLRRNIKYVEGSPFIFNASIEENILLGEKVEKSIINKILEITQLTEFSESLNKNCLLLSSGQKQRVNLARILLHPPKVLLLDEATSAMDSHTEELIFESLKEKEKDMTIILVSHRLSTIIKADKIYFMVNGTIADSGSHIELYKKNESYRELFKKQYVKDAQNER from the coding sequence ATGAAATATAAACACGCCTTGTATTTTCTTTGGGAAGAGGTCTCTCGTTTTAAAAAAGAGTTATTCATAAATTTCATACTAATTTTCTCATCAATACCATTAGTAGCCGTGACTCCATTTTTAATCGAAAACTTGATGCAAGAAATTACAACAATAAACGATGGGCAAGGAATGAAAAATGCCTTAATTACAGCTATACTGATTCTTGTTATTTATTCCTTCACACGTTTCATTTGGTTTTTTTGTGATTATCATGGAGACATTTTGAAATTGTTAGTGAAAGGAAACTTGCGTGAGAAATTATATCTAAAGGTTCTAAAGTTGCCAGCTTCGTACCATAAAAGGAAGCCATCAGGTGAATTGATGGCGCGATTCACCTCTGATATTGACATAGTTGGAGAAGAAGCGCTTTTTTTCACATCTGTTTTTCAGGCAATAGCTGAGTTTTCGGTAGGATGTTATGTCGCTTTTAAATTAAATACTTATTTAGCGATAATATTTGTTTGTTCCTTGCCCATATACTTATTATGCCAAAAGCAGTTCAAACCAAAGATGGAAAGTATGTCTTTGTTAGAACGAGAGGCAAACGATAATGTTGTAAAATCAATAGAAGAAGGGATAAATTCAGCAATTATCATAAGATTATTGGAAAAAACCGCCTATTTTTACCATCTTTTTCAAAACAAGATCCGCAACTGGCATAATTCTATGAAAAACAAAAGTTTTTATGAAAAACTATATAATAGTATAACTATGTATATTGAAGAAGGTTTACCTATTATTATTTTGTGTATAGGTGCAATTTTATCAATGAGGGGTTTAGTAGATATTCCAACGCTGATCGCCTTTTTCACATTCGTTGGAAGGCTATATGTCCCAGTATGGAACCTTGCTTTTCTCTTCACTACCACACCTGCTGCTTTTCCATCAATAAATAGAATTGAAACTTTACTAAACCAAGAAGAGGAAAAAGTACGTAAAGGGAAGCCCTTTCCAAAAGAATTTACAATTGATTTCCACGATGTTTTCTTCTCATATGAGGAAAATAATTATATATTAAAGAATATAAATTTACAAATCAACAAAGGTGAAAAGATAGCCATTGTTGGATCAACCGGAACAGGGAAAAGTACTTTACTTTTACTGTTAACTGAATTATATAAACCGCAAAGAGGAGAAATATTGTTAAATAAATTAAAATTTTCACAATATGATCTTTCAGATTTGAGAAGAAATATAAAATATGTAGAAGGTTCTCCTTTTATATTCAATGCAAGTATAGAAGAGAATATCTTATTAGGTGAAAAAGTTGAAAAAAGTATAATAAATAAGATTTTAGAAATCACACAACTAACAGAATTTTCAGAGTCTCTTAATAAAAACTGTTTGCTCTTATCCAGTGGGCAAAAGCAAAGAGTCAATTTAGCTCGAATATTATTACATCCCCCTAAGGTGCTGTTGCTGGATGAAGCTACTTCTGCAATGGATTCACACACTGAAGAATTAATATTTGAAAGTCTAAAGGAAAAGGAAAAAGATATGACGATAATATTGGTTTCTCATCGCCTTTCAACAATAATAAAAGCAGATAAAATATATTTTATGGTAAACGGAACTATAGCTGATTCCGGCTCACACATAGAATTATACAAAAAGAATGAAAGTTACCGAGAATTATTTAAGAAACAGTATGTCAAAGATGCTCAGAATGAAAGATAA
- a CDS encoding PqqD family peptide modification chaperone, protein MLNIMPETLIWDVTQLCNLSCIHCYNNDRYGKNNIYHSGKDLTTEEARNAIEKIANSGVKHIHLLGGEPFCRKDIFELCSFAKKEGLMVTVNTNGLFLTPENCEKLVFSEVDSITVSLDGATSEVHDRIRGRGVFDQVIKNLEVFLNKRNELKSKIKVFIAFTMLNYNIHQIPLIVDLAMNMGLDGIDIMELYSSGNASNGKFDYSKDESIKQMEMLARKLRNNQKYFSNFFVQLDTVFSLVEYLNKKYLANFSFNPEFTNCTASDGMFYMQADGELHPCGVANNPLYNKNLLNDGAYKIESINIKNIRSLEEMVKSDYNQTFLNFKKLFRARQFTQFPICSSCEHRTICSQLCPIIYYYKNNIEICSKVKKLKNNFIRDMINKKVFLRREVLKKEENDKIYLWDHQWKTYRLIEGSGNEIWRLIEKGENEIRNIIKELDKKYNNEVKRDKIKEDVVFFINELYNSEFVTLEEL, encoded by the coding sequence ATGCTGAATATTATGCCAGAAACTTTGATTTGGGATGTTACACAACTTTGCAATTTATCATGTATACATTGTTATAATAATGATAGATATGGAAAAAACAATATTTACCATTCTGGAAAAGACCTTACAACAGAAGAAGCTAGGAATGCTATAGAAAAAATAGCGAATTCAGGAGTCAAACATATACATCTCCTTGGTGGAGAACCATTTTGTAGAAAGGATATTTTTGAATTATGTAGTTTTGCAAAAAAAGAAGGATTAATGGTTACTGTAAACACTAATGGCTTGTTTCTGACACCTGAAAATTGCGAAAAACTTGTTTTTTCAGAAGTTGATTCCATAACAGTAAGCCTTGATGGGGCTACCTCAGAGGTTCACGATAGAATCAGAGGAAGAGGGGTATTTGACCAGGTTATAAAAAATTTAGAAGTTTTTCTTAATAAAAGAAATGAATTGAAGAGTAAAATCAAAGTATTTATTGCCTTTACAATGTTGAACTATAACATTCATCAAATACCTTTAATCGTAGATTTGGCAATGAATATGGGCCTAGATGGTATAGATATTATGGAATTATATTCCTCAGGAAATGCATCAAATGGAAAATTTGATTATTCTAAGGATGAATCTATTAAGCAAATGGAGATGTTAGCTAGAAAACTAAGAAACAATCAAAAGTATTTCTCAAATTTTTTTGTACAATTAGATACTGTATTTTCTCTGGTTGAGTATTTAAATAAAAAATACTTGGCAAATTTTAGTTTTAATCCTGAATTTACAAATTGTACAGCAAGTGATGGAATGTTTTATATGCAAGCAGATGGTGAATTGCATCCGTGTGGGGTAGCTAATAATCCACTTTATAATAAAAATCTTTTAAATGATGGCGCTTATAAGATTGAATCTATAAATATTAAAAACATTCGCTCTTTAGAAGAGATGGTAAAAAGTGATTATAATCAAACTTTTCTTAATTTTAAAAAATTGTTTAGAGCAAGACAATTTACCCAATTTCCTATATGTTCAAGTTGTGAGCATCGTACAATTTGTTCCCAATTATGTCCTATAATTTATTATTACAAAAACAATATCGAAATATGTTCAAAAGTGAAAAAACTAAAAAATAATTTCATAAGAGACATGATTAATAAAAAAGTTTTCTTAAGAAGAGAAGTTTTAAAGAAAGAAGAGAATGATAAAATTTATTTATGGGATCATCAATGGAAAACATACAGACTAATTGAAGGAAGTGGTAACGAGATTTGGAGGCTAATTGAAAAAGGAGAAAATGAAATAAGAAATATAATAAAAGAATTAGATAAAAAATACAATAATGAAGTAAAAAGAGATAAAATCAAAGAAGACGTGGTTTTTTTCATTAACGAATTATATAACTCAGAATTTGTTACATTGGAGGAACTTTAA